The following are from one region of the Camelus ferus isolate YT-003-E chromosome 13, BCGSAC_Cfer_1.0, whole genome shotgun sequence genome:
- the CALML6 gene encoding LOW QUALITY PROTEIN: calmodulin-like protein 6 (The sequence of the model RefSeq protein was modified relative to this genomic sequence to represent the inferred CDS: inserted 2 bases in 1 codon; substituted 1 base at 1 genomic stop codon) translates to MLGHWASGDSEHLMAEQVREYKRVFEMFDEEGNGAVRMDQLERLMSLLDINPTKSELASMAKDVDRDKKGFFSFDNFLALXEKVQNQEGELRVASPFFDKEGKGHTDWDTLKXGCAGSCTYVLMNTGETNEVEADKDGDGTIDYEGEQGWALEACWLAGWDADLSLLSEFVAMTTGESFKPVQ, encoded by the exons ATGCTGGGGCACTGGGCTTCTGGGGAT AGCGAGCACCTGATGGCAGAGCAGGTCAGAGAGTACAAGAGGGTCTTCGAGATGTTCGATGAGGAGGGCAACGGGGCAGTGAGGATGGACCAGCTGGAGCGGCTCATGAGTCTGCTGGACATCAACCCCACCAAGAGCGAGCTGGCCTCCATGGCCAAGGATGTGGACAGAGACA AGAAAGGGTTCTTCAGCTTTGACAACTTCCTGGCCCT GGAGAAGGTGCAGAACCAAGAGGGCGAGCTGAGGGTGGCCTCCCCATTCTTCGACAAGGAGGGCAAGGGCCACACCGACTGGGATACGCTCAAGTAGGGCTG TGCAGGGTCCTGCACGTACGTGCTCATGAACACAGGTGAGACCAATGAGGTGGAGGCCGACAAGGATGGGGATGGGACCATCGACTACGAGGGTGAGCAGGGATGGGCCCTGGAAGCCTGCTGGCTGGCCGGCTGGGATGCTGacctctctctgctctcagagTTCGTGGCCATGACGACCGGGGAGTCCTTCAAGCCGGTCCAGTAG
- the TMEM52 gene encoding transmembrane protein 52, producing MSAGAPAARGLLLLSPLLSLPQVALGFAEGSCDPSDQCPPQARWSSLWHVGLILLAVLLLLLCGVTASCVRFCCLRKRAHTQPRLLPAPQPCDLTAIPVDSDSPVHSTVTSYSSVQYPLGMRLPFGELDLDSMTPPAYSLYAPELPPSYDEAVKMAKTRQEEPPPFP from the exons ATGTCCGCCGGGGCGCCGGCCGCCCGCGGGCTCCTGCTGCTGTCGCCGCTCCTGTCGCTGCCGCAG GTGGCGCTGGGCTTCGCGGAAGGCAGCTGCGACCCTTCGGACCA GTGCCCGCCGCAAGCCCGCTGGAGCAGCCTGTGGCACGTGGG gcTTATCCTGCTCGCagtcctcctcctgctgctgtgtGGGGTCACGGCCAGCTGCGTTCGGTTCTGCTGCCTGCGGAAGCGGGCACACACCCAACCACGCCTGCTGCCGGCACCTCAGCCCTGCGACCTGACAGCCATCCCTGTGGACAGTGACAGCCCTGTGCACAGCACTGTGACTT CCTACAGCTCCGTGCAGTACCCACTGGGCATGCGGCTGCCCTTCGGGGAGCTGGACCTCGACTCCATGACCCCCCCTGCCTACAGCCTGTATGCCCCCGAGCTGCCACCCTCCTATGATGAAGCCGTCAAGATGGCTAAAACCAGACAGGAAGAGCCACCCCCTTTCCCgtag